A single genomic interval of Streptomyces graminofaciens harbors:
- a CDS encoding DUF6238 family protein, protein MNAPPTTDAHPYLRAATAGLRHHTRSHATSGAPADRLHLDTLHAHLTAAHQLLDQLTDTTRPPHPAAGRHLAAAHLRLWQATAAVHDAFHTVPAGAEGSATEECRPERLPDGPLVLTICQRHLAASHAIRRKTTPTDLATPLHGHTTSCTI, encoded by the coding sequence TTGAACGCACCCCCCACCACCGACGCGCATCCCTACCTCCGCGCCGCCACCGCCGGCCTGCGCCACCACACCCGTAGCCACGCCACCTCCGGCGCGCCGGCCGACCGCCTCCACCTGGACACGCTGCACGCCCACCTCACCGCAGCCCACCAGCTGCTCGACCAGCTCACCGACACCACCCGGCCCCCGCATCCGGCCGCCGGGCGTCATCTGGCCGCCGCGCACCTGCGGTTGTGGCAGGCCACCGCTGCCGTCCACGACGCCTTCCACACCGTGCCCGCCGGCGCCGAAGGCTCAGCAACCGAGGAGTGCCGACCCGAGCGGCTCCCCGACGGCCCGCTGGTGCTCACGATCTGCCAGCGGCACCTGGCCGCCTCCCACGCGATCCGCCGCAAGACCACCCCCACCGACCTGGCCACGCCATTGCACGGCCACACCACCAGCTGCACCATCTAG
- a CDS encoding DUF4913 domain-containing protein, with protein sequence MEPVRLPDTDLESIEASVRKLLKQSAQQAQQLDSLSTEPGPRAFDGFGLPGFAGLPVPPAPPEPRPILELDGEEYEDELDSLSDWVDDFLMPIYGAEVTTATPWCQQWQEHDCVVAWLHALWLAYQQHKDPEAGPSGLFVWHRDFLTHAMTTVRAPGGPLSACMTDPDRPAHRLLPGPKPSTRAASSPADEPPTVGEPGQAAA encoded by the coding sequence ATGGAACCGGTCCGGTTGCCGGACACGGATCTGGAAAGTATCGAGGCCAGCGTGCGCAAGCTGCTCAAGCAGTCGGCCCAGCAGGCCCAGCAGCTCGACAGCCTGTCCACGGAGCCCGGACCACGCGCGTTCGACGGCTTCGGCCTCCCGGGATTCGCCGGCCTGCCGGTACCGCCCGCCCCACCGGAGCCGCGCCCGATCCTGGAACTGGACGGCGAGGAGTACGAGGACGAACTCGACAGCCTCAGCGACTGGGTGGACGACTTCCTCATGCCCATTTACGGCGCGGAGGTCACCACAGCCACGCCCTGGTGCCAGCAGTGGCAGGAACACGACTGTGTCGTCGCCTGGCTGCATGCCCTGTGGCTGGCCTACCAGCAGCACAAGGACCCCGAAGCCGGACCCAGCGGCTTGTTCGTGTGGCACCGTGACTTCCTCACCCATGCCATGACCACCGTTCGCGCCCCCGGCGGGCCGCTGTCCGCGTGTATGACCGACCCGGACCGGCCCGCCCACCGCCTGCTGCCCGGGCCCAAACCCTCCACTCGGGCGGCGAGTTCCCCCGCCGACGAGCCACCCACGGTCGGCGAGCCGGGCCAGGCTGCCGCATGA
- a CDS encoding DUF6112 family protein, producing MHLLDTVQYLAYDPGITPSGGGLPGLAVLKNVVNSINLFAIVAVVGALAVSLGVWAWGHHTGGHQAEANGKKGAVVSAGAALGLGAANGVVAFFSALGSQVH from the coding sequence TTGCACCTGCTCGACACCGTGCAGTACCTGGCCTACGACCCCGGCATCACACCCTCGGGTGGCGGCCTGCCCGGCCTCGCCGTGCTGAAGAACGTCGTCAACTCCATCAACCTGTTCGCGATCGTCGCCGTGGTCGGCGCGCTCGCCGTCTCCCTCGGCGTGTGGGCCTGGGGCCACCACACCGGCGGACACCAGGCCGAGGCCAACGGCAAGAAAGGCGCGGTCGTTTCGGCCGGCGCCGCCCTCGGCCTCGGCGCCGCGAACGGCGTGGTCGCGTTCTTCTCCGCTCTCGGGTCGCAAGTCCACTGA
- a CDS encoding C40 family peptidase, which produces MKGVAAGIGVVALSPLLLAGTAMLMASSSEAAQSTYSSLSCVGDVDTDAVVEQVTKILNGASAKDVRVEGLSLPEEQIPSARTIVATGISLHVPKKGQIIALATAMQESRLRNLSSGDRDSLGLFQQRPSQGWGTAEEIHDPVYASTQFYEHLLAVDGWQQLTVAQAAQKVQRSAYPDAYAKWEELATALQKAIAATFPDADQDATETDTTSSTASCTATEDGSGYGTIPEGSVPKGYSIPKDADPKARKAIAWAMAQLGTMYQWGGTCTAPHGPDPMGRCDCSSLTQQAYAHAGIQLTRTTYTQINEGHAVSPKSLKPGDLIFSRGSAARPEHVGMYIGSGLAIEAPRTGKPVRITPLADWDILAARRVI; this is translated from the coding sequence TTGAAGGGCGTAGCCGCCGGCATCGGCGTCGTCGCCCTCTCCCCTCTCCTCCTCGCCGGCACGGCCATGCTGATGGCCTCCTCCAGCGAGGCCGCCCAGAGCACCTATTCGTCCCTCAGCTGCGTGGGCGACGTCGACACCGACGCCGTCGTCGAGCAGGTCACCAAGATCCTCAACGGCGCGTCCGCCAAGGACGTCCGCGTCGAGGGCCTGAGCCTGCCCGAGGAACAGATCCCCAGTGCTCGGACCATCGTGGCCACCGGGATCAGCCTCCACGTGCCGAAGAAGGGCCAGATCATCGCGCTCGCCACCGCGATGCAGGAATCACGGCTGCGCAACCTCAGCTCCGGCGACCGCGACTCGCTCGGGCTGTTCCAGCAGCGCCCGAGCCAGGGCTGGGGTACCGCCGAGGAGATCCACGACCCTGTCTACGCCTCCACCCAGTTCTACGAGCACCTGCTCGCGGTGGACGGATGGCAGCAACTGACTGTCGCCCAGGCCGCGCAGAAGGTCCAGCGCTCCGCCTACCCCGACGCCTACGCGAAGTGGGAGGAGCTGGCCACCGCCCTGCAGAAGGCGATCGCCGCGACCTTCCCCGACGCCGACCAGGACGCCACGGAGACGGACACCACCTCCAGCACCGCGTCCTGCACGGCGACCGAGGACGGCTCCGGATACGGCACCATCCCCGAAGGGTCCGTACCGAAGGGCTACTCGATCCCCAAGGACGCCGACCCGAAGGCCCGCAAGGCGATCGCCTGGGCGATGGCGCAGCTCGGCACGATGTACCAGTGGGGCGGCACCTGCACCGCGCCGCACGGCCCGGACCCGATGGGCCGCTGCGACTGCAGCTCGCTGACCCAGCAGGCGTACGCCCATGCCGGTATCCAGCTCACCCGCACCACGTACACCCAGATCAACGAGGGCCACGCCGTCTCCCCCAAGTCGCTCAAGCCCGGTGACCTGATCTTCTCCCGCGGCAGCGCCGCCCGCCCCGAACACGTCGGCATGTACATCGGCTCGGGCCTCGCGATCGAGGCACCCCGGACTGGCAAGCCAGTTCGAATCACGCCCTTGGCGGACTGGGACATCCTCGCCGCCCGCCGTGTCATCTGA
- a CDS encoding DNA-methyltransferase yields MPFSLHQGDALSVLAELPEGCVDSVITDPPYNSGGRTAKERTSRSAKQKYTSADAGHNLPDFTGENMDQRSYGFWLTQIMTEAHRLAKTGGTALLFTDWRQLPTTTDAIQAAGWLWRGVLAWHKPQARPQKGRFTQNCEFIVWASKGAIDASRNPVYLPGLYSASQPSGKNRQHITQKPVEVMRELVKICPEQGTVLDFCAGSGSTGVAALLEGRDFIGVEKTEHYATIAADRLTKTLQQTLNQDDFVLSS; encoded by the coding sequence TTGCCTTTTTCCCTGCACCAGGGCGACGCGCTCAGCGTCCTCGCCGAACTGCCGGAAGGCTGTGTCGACTCCGTCATCACCGACCCGCCGTACAACTCCGGTGGCCGGACGGCGAAGGAGCGCACCTCCCGCAGCGCGAAGCAGAAGTACACCTCCGCCGACGCCGGCCATAACCTGCCGGACTTCACCGGCGAGAACATGGACCAGCGCTCGTACGGGTTCTGGCTGACGCAGATCATGACCGAAGCACACCGGCTCGCCAAGACGGGTGGCACCGCGCTGCTGTTCACCGACTGGCGTCAGCTCCCCACCACGACGGACGCGATCCAGGCGGCCGGATGGCTGTGGCGTGGTGTGCTGGCCTGGCACAAGCCGCAGGCCAGACCCCAGAAGGGCCGCTTCACGCAGAACTGCGAGTTCATCGTCTGGGCCTCCAAGGGTGCCATCGACGCCTCCCGCAACCCGGTCTACCTGCCCGGCCTCTACAGCGCGTCGCAGCCGTCGGGCAAGAACCGGCAGCACATCACGCAGAAGCCGGTCGAGGTGATGCGCGAGCTCGTGAAGATCTGCCCTGAGCAGGGCACGGTGCTCGACTTCTGCGCCGGCTCCGGCTCGACCGGCGTCGCCGCCCTTCTGGAAGGCCGTGACTTCATCGGCGTCGAGAAGACCGAGCACTACGCGACGATCGCCGCCGACCGGCTGACCAAGACCCTGCAACAGACCCTGAATCAGGACGACTTCGTCCTGTCCTCCTGA
- a CDS encoding type II toxin-antitoxin system RelE family toxin: MSDPEPRPAFGLSFDPRALTDLLQAPGDIRDLALDQLQKVVNAQLFGGKLTEELTGCRKLYVDHRNAWRIVYAQRPAPPGATHRTEIHVVAVRPRARHDVYETARARLGIARRPTGARTHAARARSPQLDTQRPPVPKPGPPPYAVPCLPSAAPTHTPLKGPVR, translated from the coding sequence ATGAGCGATCCCGAACCCCGACCGGCCTTCGGCCTGTCCTTCGACCCGAGAGCTCTGACCGACCTGCTCCAGGCCCCGGGCGACATCCGCGACTTGGCCCTCGACCAGCTCCAGAAGGTCGTCAACGCCCAGTTGTTCGGCGGCAAGCTGACCGAGGAGCTGACCGGGTGCCGCAAGCTCTACGTCGATCACCGCAACGCCTGGCGCATCGTCTACGCCCAGCGCCCGGCCCCACCCGGCGCGACGCACCGCACCGAGATCCACGTCGTCGCCGTACGCCCGCGCGCCCGGCATGACGTGTACGAAACGGCCCGCGCCCGCCTCGGTATCGCCCGGCGCCCGACCGGCGCGCGCACCCACGCCGCCCGCGCCCGTTCCCCGCAGCTGGACACGCAACGGCCGCCGGTCCCCAAGCCCGGCCCGCCGCCCTATGCGGTGCCCTGCCTTCCCTCAGCCGCACCCACGCACACTCCCCTGAAAGGCCCTGTCCGTTGA
- a CDS encoding GNAT family N-acetyltransferase, which produces MRHGRRQGSQGVPARCRADRPAGLRPLIHQPSLATIHPATEADRPLADSLHQDCSEANLLLRWGRTRITHRDFTRLLDHCDVWIGLDAEGRPLAMVSAGFVSHEAGVVDLGLQVADAHQRRGIGTLLARHAADHARRSGAHTLTAYLHAANTPMLRLLARLGPAVHTRDGSHLDVRIPLGDTLADHAPS; this is translated from the coding sequence CTGCGCCATGGACGAAGACAGGGAAGTCAAGGGGTACCGGCGCGGTGCCGTGCTGATCGCCCTGCAGGGCTTCGCCCCCTGATCCACCAGCCATCTCTCGCCACGATCCACCCAGCGACCGAGGCGGACCGGCCGCTGGCCGATTCCCTCCACCAGGACTGCTCCGAGGCGAACCTGCTCCTGCGCTGGGGGCGGACCCGAATCACCCATCGCGACTTCACCCGGCTGCTGGACCACTGCGATGTCTGGATCGGCCTCGACGCCGAGGGGCGTCCGCTCGCGATGGTCTCGGCCGGGTTCGTCAGCCACGAAGCGGGCGTCGTCGATCTCGGACTGCAGGTCGCCGACGCCCACCAGCGCCGCGGCATCGGCACCCTGCTGGCCCGGCACGCCGCCGACCACGCCCGCCGCAGTGGCGCCCACACCCTGACTGCGTACCTCCACGCCGCTAACACGCCGATGCTGCGCCTCCTCGCCCGGCTCGGCCCCGCCGTACACACCCGCGACGGCTCTCACCTCGATGTCCGCATTCCCCTCGGCGACACCCTCGCCGACCATGCGCCGTCGTGA
- a CDS encoding ATP-binding protein encodes MTHRPARRARRASASPLFTPHGTDRASRKTARRQLAEAAAKARAEATAHPDGSEPVEPEMPPPLYPPRGRPGPGSARGSRLKLPQHRMTTATASGAYPFLAEGGLGAEGIYIGRDVHAEASFTFDPFSLYGRLEGFTNPNILLAGVIGQGKSALAKSFALRSIAHGYRVYVPCDPKGEWTPVASALGGTSIALGPGLPGKLNPLDAAPRPDNVPEADWAGEIRKRRLLLLGSLARTVLGRDLLPMEHTALDVALDAVVAQAATVHRTPLLGDIAATLNHPDQLDAAAGLMSGRLGEAARDLAHAMRRLVHGDLAGMFDAPSTVRFDPTSPMLTIDLSRLGGSGDDTALVLAMTCASAWMESALTDPHGGRRWIVYDEAWRLMRHPGLLQRMQSQWKLSRGLGIANLMVIHRLSDLLTAGDAGSQGRALAEGLLADCSTRIIYRQETDQLHAAAALLGLTSVETSAIAHLNRGRGLWRVAGRSFIVQHQLHPHELALFDTDARMH; translated from the coding sequence ATGACCCACCGGCCCGCCCGACGCGCCCGCCGCGCCTCGGCATCCCCCCTGTTCACCCCCCACGGCACCGACCGGGCCAGCCGCAAGACCGCTCGCCGTCAGCTCGCCGAAGCCGCCGCCAAGGCCCGCGCCGAAGCCACCGCCCACCCGGACGGCAGCGAGCCGGTCGAGCCCGAGATGCCGCCTCCGCTGTACCCGCCCCGCGGCCGTCCAGGCCCCGGCTCCGCCCGCGGCAGCCGGCTGAAGTTGCCGCAGCACCGCATGACCACCGCCACCGCCAGCGGGGCGTACCCCTTCCTCGCCGAAGGCGGTCTCGGCGCCGAGGGCATCTACATCGGCCGCGACGTCCACGCCGAAGCCAGCTTCACCTTCGACCCCTTCTCCCTGTACGGGCGCCTCGAAGGGTTCACCAACCCCAACATCCTGCTCGCCGGTGTAATCGGCCAGGGCAAGAGCGCGCTGGCCAAGTCCTTCGCCCTGCGCTCCATCGCCCACGGCTACCGCGTCTACGTGCCCTGCGACCCCAAGGGCGAATGGACCCCGGTCGCCTCCGCACTCGGCGGCACCTCCATCGCCCTCGGCCCCGGCCTGCCCGGCAAACTCAACCCGCTGGACGCCGCCCCACGGCCGGACAATGTGCCGGAGGCCGACTGGGCGGGGGAGATCCGCAAGCGCCGTCTGCTCCTGCTCGGCTCCCTCGCGCGCACCGTTCTCGGCCGCGACCTGCTGCCGATGGAGCACACCGCGCTCGATGTCGCCCTCGACGCGGTCGTCGCCCAGGCCGCCACCGTCCACCGCACTCCGCTGTTGGGCGACATCGCGGCCACCCTCAACCATCCCGACCAGCTCGATGCCGCCGCTGGGCTCATGTCCGGACGGCTCGGCGAGGCCGCCCGTGACCTCGCCCACGCTATGCGGAGATTGGTCCACGGCGACCTGGCCGGCATGTTCGACGCACCCTCCACCGTGCGATTCGATCCCACCTCGCCGATGCTGACCATCGACCTGTCAAGGCTCGGCGGCTCCGGCGACGACACCGCCCTCGTCCTCGCCATGACCTGCGCATCCGCCTGGATGGAATCCGCCCTCACCGACCCGCACGGAGGTCGGCGCTGGATCGTCTACGACGAAGCCTGGCGCCTGATGCGGCACCCCGGACTCCTCCAGCGCATGCAGTCCCAGTGGAAACTCTCCCGCGGCCTGGGCATCGCCAACCTCATGGTCATCCACCGGCTGTCCGACCTGCTCACCGCCGGCGACGCCGGATCACAAGGCCGCGCCCTCGCCGAGGGCCTCCTGGCTGACTGCTCCACCCGCATCATCTACCGCCAGGAAACCGACCAACTCCACGCCGCAGCAGCCCTGCTGGGGCTCACCTCGGTCGAGACCAGCGCCATTGCCCACCTCAACCGCGGACGCGGGCTGTGGCGCGTCGCCGGACGATCTTTCATCGTTCAACATCAACTCCACCCTCACGAGCTGGCCCTGTTCGACACCGACGCCCGCATGCACTAG
- a CDS encoding SCO6880 family protein produces MSELSVSPITVKFPHRSRRGILLGLSLPQLALVSTALALLLITVVTTGLLGAIALTPLWAVVAALVAVRRDGRSLIDWAPIVSRYAYRRRTGQTLWLARPVSRPRQDGVLHLPGTAASLKVVTPGDSANQAAAVHDPHHQRLTAIARVSSRAYALLDPATQNANVAGWGRALAGIARTGHVATVQVLERTVPDSGDTLARHWAQHGRPDTPVAGQVYSELVASAGPAAAPHEAYLAISLDLKAAKRLISQAGGGLPGAFTVLEQTTSAIALAARSAGLMVTGWLTAREIAAVIRTAYDPHALSALQQWSPNGRAEADPAAAGPVVQVEEYDRLGTDTARHATYWIENWPRTETTPGFLHGLMFTAGVHRSLSLIYVPQGLESALRDVQRKKAAIIADANERARRGQVDSEADSVEYADVKVRERQLIAGHADVALTGLLTVSAETDAALDAACAQIETAAVTAQVDLRRLFFQQPDAFALSALPLARTAL; encoded by the coding sequence TTGTCTGAACTCTCCGTCTCCCCGATCACGGTCAAATTCCCGCACCGCTCACGGCGCGGGATCCTCCTCGGTCTCTCCCTCCCCCAACTCGCCCTCGTCTCCACTGCGTTGGCACTGCTGCTGATCACGGTGGTGACCACGGGGCTGCTCGGCGCCATCGCCCTGACCCCCCTATGGGCAGTCGTCGCTGCCCTGGTCGCCGTCCGCCGCGACGGCAGGTCCCTGATCGACTGGGCTCCGATCGTCTCCCGCTACGCCTACCGCCGCCGCACCGGCCAGACGCTGTGGCTGGCCCGGCCGGTCTCCCGGCCCCGCCAGGACGGCGTGCTGCACCTGCCCGGCACCGCCGCCTCGCTGAAGGTCGTCACCCCCGGCGACTCCGCCAACCAGGCTGCCGCCGTCCACGACCCGCACCACCAACGGCTCACCGCGATTGCCCGGGTCAGCAGCCGCGCGTACGCCCTGCTCGATCCCGCCACCCAGAACGCGAACGTGGCGGGCTGGGGCCGGGCTCTGGCCGGCATCGCCCGCACCGGACACGTCGCCACCGTGCAGGTGCTGGAACGTACCGTCCCCGACTCCGGCGACACCCTCGCCCGTCACTGGGCCCAGCACGGCCGCCCCGACACCCCCGTCGCCGGGCAGGTGTACTCCGAGCTGGTCGCCTCCGCCGGCCCAGCCGCCGCCCCGCACGAGGCGTACCTGGCCATCAGCCTGGACCTCAAGGCCGCCAAGCGCCTCATAAGCCAGGCCGGCGGCGGGCTCCCCGGCGCCTTCACGGTGCTGGAGCAGACAACTTCGGCCATCGCGCTCGCGGCGCGCAGCGCGGGGCTGATGGTGACGGGCTGGCTGACTGCGCGGGAGATCGCCGCGGTCATCCGCACCGCCTACGACCCTCACGCCCTGTCCGCCCTCCAGCAGTGGTCGCCGAACGGGCGGGCCGAGGCCGACCCTGCTGCTGCCGGGCCGGTTGTCCAGGTCGAGGAGTACGACCGCCTCGGCACCGACACCGCCCGCCACGCCACGTACTGGATCGAGAACTGGCCCCGCACGGAGACCACTCCCGGCTTCCTGCACGGGCTGATGTTCACCGCCGGGGTCCACCGCAGCCTGTCCCTTATATACGTGCCGCAGGGGCTTGAGTCCGCGCTGCGCGACGTCCAGCGTAAGAAGGCGGCGATCATCGCCGACGCCAACGAGCGTGCCCGTCGCGGACAGGTGGATTCCGAGGCCGACTCGGTCGAGTACGCGGACGTCAAGGTCCGTGAGCGGCAGCTGATCGCCGGCCATGCCGACGTCGCCCTGACCGGGCTGCTCACCGTCAGCGCCGAAACGGATGCCGCTCTCGACGCCGCGTGCGCGCAGATCGAGACCGCCGCGGTCACCGCCCAGGTCGACCTGCGACGGCTCTTCTTCCAGCAGCCCGACGCGTTCGCCCTCTCCGCCCTGCCGCTCGCCCGCACGGCGCTGTGA
- a CDS encoding SCO6881 family protein, translating into MGFCDLPLADKLCAVGDAVSFASDPGAAIGNWMAKSAGELAAAGADLAAEAVNTTTKVDLNAGWFRDNYEMILPIGLIVLVATFCAQLVRAAIRRDGQALTQAFTGTAAGVLFAFTAIAFTTVAIEVVDALSDGLLKAANLSIDSAVRRIVKVAAIPGLSAMGWLVAVFAGVGAALGAFLYWCVMMVRKVGILVMVTLAVFAGAGGGWEVARRWRKGWIEATATLVVSKLLMTVIFVLGIAAMGKTEAKDGVAALADVMAGIVIMALVLLCPYATFKFVHWAASEGSDAETLHRSGGAGAQMARQHAERAGRKAAAAVATAGTGGAAAGAGAAPQGPDAVPGGFPGDIATNPTPDTGKEGGGSDAPSSGGEGIKSGLEKAVQPPPTNPRDDTSGHLGGSPGPASGGGSPTGSGFMSASASPADASTPPPQGAPPASHSTPSAGTGTPPPPPTGL; encoded by the coding sequence TTGGGCTTCTGCGACCTCCCCCTCGCGGACAAACTGTGCGCGGTCGGCGACGCGGTCTCCTTCGCCTCCGACCCGGGCGCGGCCATCGGCAACTGGATGGCCAAATCAGCGGGCGAACTCGCCGCCGCCGGAGCCGACTTGGCCGCCGAGGCGGTCAACACCACCACCAAGGTCGACCTGAACGCCGGATGGTTCCGCGACAACTACGAGATGATCCTGCCGATCGGCCTGATCGTCCTTGTCGCCACCTTCTGCGCCCAGCTTGTCCGCGCCGCGATCCGCCGCGACGGCCAGGCCCTCACGCAGGCATTCACCGGCACCGCCGCCGGCGTCCTGTTCGCCTTCACCGCAATCGCCTTCACCACTGTCGCCATCGAAGTGGTCGACGCCCTCTCCGACGGCCTACTCAAAGCGGCGAACCTGTCCATCGATTCCGCCGTACGCCGCATCGTCAAGGTCGCCGCGATCCCTGGCCTGTCGGCGATGGGCTGGCTGGTCGCCGTCTTCGCCGGCGTCGGCGCTGCCCTGGGCGCGTTCCTCTACTGGTGCGTGATGATGGTCCGCAAGGTCGGCATCCTCGTCATGGTCACCCTCGCCGTCTTCGCGGGAGCGGGCGGCGGCTGGGAGGTCGCCCGGCGCTGGCGCAAGGGCTGGATCGAGGCCACCGCCACCCTCGTCGTCTCCAAGCTCCTGATGACCGTGATCTTCGTGCTCGGTATCGCGGCGATGGGCAAAACGGAGGCCAAGGACGGCGTCGCCGCCCTCGCCGACGTCATGGCCGGCATCGTCATCATGGCGCTCGTCCTGCTCTGCCCCTACGCCACGTTCAAGTTCGTCCACTGGGCCGCCTCCGAAGGCTCCGACGCCGAGACGCTGCACCGCTCCGGCGGAGCCGGCGCGCAGATGGCCCGCCAGCACGCCGAACGCGCCGGCCGCAAAGCCGCCGCCGCGGTCGCCACCGCAGGAACCGGCGGTGCCGCGGCCGGAGCGGGCGCCGCTCCCCAGGGCCCGGACGCCGTGCCGGGCGGTTTCCCCGGCGACATCGCCACCAACCCCACGCCGGACACCGGCAAGGAAGGCGGCGGTTCGGACGCTCCGTCATCCGGGGGCGAGGGGATCAAGAGCGGTCTGGAGAAGGCCGTGCAGCCACCGCCGACCAATCCGCGCGACGACACCAGCGGCCACCTCGGCGGCAGCCCCGGCCCGGCCTCCGGCGGAGGATCTCCCACCGGCAGCGGTTTCATGTCCGCGTCCGCGTCTCCGGCCGACGCTTCCACCCCGCCGCCGCAGGGCGCCCCGCCGGCTTCGCATTCCACGCCTTCGGCCGGAACCGGCACTCCACCGCCTCCACCCACCGGCCTCTGA